A segment of the Panicum hallii strain FIL2 chromosome 1, PHallii_v3.1, whole genome shotgun sequence genome:
tggaaaaaagaagaagagtgGCCTAGAGACACCAGACAGACCTCGCCTTGTAGTTGTAGGCGGCAACCGTCCATCGATCTCTCATCTCTCACAAGAGTGAAAAATACAATGAACGGCAGCAGCCTGCCTAGGGTTCGTGGTAGACCTGTCAGTGCCGCAGCGTCAAATCCATGCAGGCCCGGCGCCGTGCTGCGCGGCAACACTCTTAAAGACACATCTCGTCAGCGCCACATGCGCTTCCTTTATAGACGGTCGCCAAACTTCAGTCCTCCATACGAACTCAAAGTAAACCCAGAGATTGATCTGCTCCTCGCCTCCTCCACATATATAGCAGCGCTTTTGCAAGCGTGTCTGCCGCCGAAGGAGCTAGCTTCACATGTTACCCAGTGGGAGCTAGCTTCTCTTCTTgacttcttcctcctctctgaTGCCCCTCCTCGTCCCACCGCCACTTCGTGTGTTCGTCTTTGCTAGTAGAATGCAGCTAGCGATGCAATGGCGATCTCGTGTTCATCTCGTCGCGTGTTGGTCTCTTCAGTTCTCGTTGCAGTGTGTGTACATGTGCCGTCTGAGGGCTTGCATGTGGGGAGGAGGCTGTGTTTTCTTGTGTAGCCAAGGATGACTTGCCGGCCGTTTGTCTCTCTGGCAGCGAACGCTTGCCTGCTTTGCATGCACGCGTTTGTTCGTGCGTGTGTTTAGGGTGTATGTGGTGCGACTGCATGCGAGACATCGACCGGCAGGTTCTTCGCTTTGGCTACACGATGGCCTCGTCTTCTCATGCAGGATCTCAGATGGTGTGATCCGGGCATTTCATTGTTTTGCTCTTCAGTTAGGTTATGGTATGCGTTGTTTCCCGTTTCTTCTTGACGATGCTTTGTTTCTGTGAGTTTCTTTAAGCTTCTGTGACAGGTAGCAGCCAGACCTGGTGGCTCATGCGTTTTGGAGGGAGCTGCAGATTTATCGTACAGGATTCAGATGCCTGATGTGGAGTTTCCATTCTCTGAAACGTGTACGGGCTCTCCTTTgtcttcttcttgttctttgcGCTGTGCAAGACTGCAACTGCAACTCTGCAAGCCGCCCAAGAAAAGAATAGTAGCGGACTGAAGATCCTGAGCAGCTTAGGACATGGCGGTTATTAGGATCCCTGAATGAGAATGCATTCTGAAGTCTAATATAAGTTTGTGTACCTAGTTTGTGTTCCTTTCATGCTCATGAACTAGAGATACATATTGATATGCTGTTGTCCGTTTGTCAAAATATCTTTTTTGAAAAGGCCGTTCGTCAAAATATATTGGTATTTTTTTTCCGTTTGTTACCCCTGTAAAATGTATGGTTTACTGTATATATTAAGCTAGAGTTTATTACTAAAGTTCAGAGGAGAATTAAGAATGTATCATGTATGGGCAGCCGGAGGACAACAATCCCACACCTGATAGCTCAGGTTCCCATGCCGCCGAACGATTGGCCACTGATGATCCCCCCGCCGTACATCGGAGACGCCGCCGCTGGCCTCGGTCGGGTAACTCGTAGACCGGTAGGGGTCCGTCCGGTCGTCTGACTGCTGGCCACGGCCACCCGTCAGCCTTGCAGGTTAATGGCAGCAACAGGGAAGAGCGAGCCGGTACGCAACTCGGCTTCCTTGGCTGCAGCAGCGGCGGGGCCATACGCCCTTTTCGTGCGTCCAGGCCCGGCCCGCCGCTGCATGTTTCGGCGCACGGCtctccgctgctgctgctgatacCGAGAGGCCTGCATGTAGATGCAGGCCTCTGGGTATCTCTGAACTTTCTGTGCCGAGCGGCGATCGGTGCTGTACGCTACAGTTCTAGTTCGCCATGTACTGTGCACACAGAGCCCTGCTGTAGCTACACCAGAACTCatctttttctcctttttaAAGATGGAAAGGACTCGTCGCTTAGCTCATCTATTCTTTTTTCcattctttattttcttttctttctttttgtttGTTTTGGATAACTCATCTATGTTGGCACATGCGTGGTGGTACTCCTGGACGAAACCAAGCCAAAATGAAGAAAGGAAATGGGATCCAATCATGCTCTGGACTTCAATCTGCCGAACACGTTGCACGTTGACGCGAACACTAGCCAATAATGCGCAGTAACACGTACCAGCTAATAACTGTATATATCTTGCTATTACACTGCAGTCCAGGTGTTTCAGCATATACAAACACGCGCAGCACAGTAAGTTTGCAATCCATACAGAGTTCAGATAGCTAATTTGCAATCCATGCCCATCCAGGCATCCACCCGTCTTCTTCACTTGGTGAGCTGCTCCTCTCTGCCTGCTTCCTCCAGCTCCCTGAGTCCTCCGACCCTCTGCTCGATCtcctccagcagctcctcccTCAGCAGCTCCTCCCTCGCAGACGCCTCCAGGTCCTCTTGCTGCACAGCGACATCGCACCAGATTTCAGCAAGTTATATCTAGCACTAATCCAGGCTTGATTTCATTCTTCCTGCATGCAGTTGCAGTGCAGGGCAGGGGAAAGTTTCTCCATCCTTCATGCTTACCCTGTCGTAGTACCAGTGCACGGTTCCATCGCCTCCCTGGCTCCTGTACGCATCGCTGTCGTAGAAGGGATCCTGCGTTCATCAGTCCACAGAGCACCGTGTCAAGATTTAACCCAAGAGATTTTCAGTGTAATTAATGCTTTCTGCTGAGTGGTGACTAGTGCCGAAGCGTGCTTACCTTCATGGACGCGAAGAAGCAGACGCCCCAGACCGTGAACATGGCGTAGAAGGTGTCTGCTCGGCGAGagagaaggaaaaaagaaaCGACAGGTTGATTCAGACTTCGGAGAAACCTGCACTGGCACTGCTAAGTTCAGGACGAGACATGCGTCGTCAGCGGCGGGACTCACAGACGCTCTTGAGGGTGGCGTCGCTGAGGTGCCAGATGGACTTGGTGACGACGTAGTCCCGCGACAGCTCCACGTGCTCCACCATCGTCACCATCAGCGGCACCACGTCCAGCGACGGGAACGCCTTCACCTTCGCCGACCCCGACCTCTGCAACACAAGGTCCATCGATCTGAACGTTACCGAATCGTCCGTCAGTGCTCCTGGACTCTCTCTGTCTATCCATGGTCATGGGCAGAACGAACGCTACGTAACGCAATACACTACTGCTCTCGGTTTCTTCAGATTTGCATAGAAACaaaggcagcagcagcagcagcgactCTGTTTACTCATGGTTTTCACATCCTCAAATTTACCTGAACATGGAAAATTTTCGTTTCAGGATAAGGTACCTTGGAACGGCTGGACGTGAACCCGTGGTCATGGGACCTGCCGAGCTGCAGAGAAACAGCACCGGGACACGTGAAAAACTGCGAGCAACTGAAGAAAGCAGGTTCGGAAGTGGATGTGAAAGAGAATGATACGTGGACGGTCGCAGGGCAGCGGCCATGGAGGTCGGCGGCTCTCCTCCGGGGCTGCAGCGCGGCCGCGGCGTGAGAGTGTGCCTTGAGCAACGGCGACGTCATGGTGGTTCAGCTTGCACCTCTGATGGCTTTGGAAGTGGCTCTGGGCGGGCTCATCCTCTTCTGCTTGGAAGATATGGCTTGTAATAGTAGGACGGGAATTTTTCAGCGGATAAGGTGGGTAATGGGTGGCCGAGTATTTTCTCCATCTTGGTGGGCAGAGACACACGTAAGAGCAGAACCTGTGGGCCTGACGAAATTGCCTAGCCCAGCAGGCCGTCAAACGAGCCGGCTAATTGTAGGCCCACTACAGCCCTTGAAGCGGAACCGAAGTTATTCGGGCCATCCCAAGGCGAACATGAGCTGAAATTGTGCATGACTCAACTGCTCATCGACATGCTAGCAAAATGGTTAATCTTGTCTAAAAAAAGGTGAATGGTTAATCTGCCGAG
Coding sequences within it:
- the LOC112894629 gene encoding photosynthetic NDH subunit of subcomplex B 4, chloroplastic isoform X2 yields the protein MTSPLLKAHSHAAAALQPRRRAADLHGRCPATVHLGRSHDHGFTSSRSKRSGSAKVKAFPSLDVVPLMVTMVEHVELSRDYVVTKSIWHLSDATLKSVYTFYAMFTVWGVCFFASMKDPFYDSDAYRSQGGDGTVHWYYDRQEDLEASAREELLREELLEEIEQRVGGLRELEEAGREEQLTK
- the LOC112894629 gene encoding photosynthetic NDH subunit of subcomplex B 4, chloroplastic isoform X1, yielding MTSPLLKAHSHAAAALQPRRRAADLHGRCPATVHLGRSHDHGFTSSRSKVPYPETKIFHVQRSGSAKVKAFPSLDVVPLMVTMVEHVELSRDYVVTKSIWHLSDATLKSVYTFYAMFTVWGVCFFASMKDPFYDSDAYRSQGGDGTVHWYYDRQEDLEASAREELLREELLEEIEQRVGGLRELEEAGREEQLTK